The following proteins are encoded in a genomic region of Desulfitobacterium chlororespirans DSM 11544:
- a CDS encoding PH domain-containing protein, with protein sequence MGIFSGMMGNASEIDTKEIESEVGPLLYDSEQITKAFKLIRDLIVFTNSRLILVDKQGITGKKIEYHSIPFRSITHFAVETAGHLDLDAELKIWISGNSLPITKEFKKDKNIFEVQKALANSIAR encoded by the coding sequence ATGGGAATATTTAGCGGAATGATGGGCAATGCCTCAGAGATTGACACCAAAGAAATTGAAAGCGAAGTAGGTCCTTTACTTTATGACTCAGAACAGATAACAAAGGCTTTTAAACTCATCAGAGACTTAATTGTGTTTACCAACAGCAGGTTGATTCTCGTGGATAAACAAGGTATCACCGGCAAAAAGATTGAGTATCACTCTATACCTTTCAGAAGTATCACGCACTTTGCTGTAGAGACAGCCGGTCACCTCGATCTTGATGCAGAATTAAAAATCTGGATTTCTGGTAATTCATTACCTATCACCAAGGAGTTTAAAAAAGACAAAAACATATTTGAAGTTCAGAAGGCTTTGGCCAACTCCATTGCCAGATAA